CGGAACAATTCACAATGGTTGCAAGTGACAAGGAAATTGAGGCAGGCAGTCGAGGGAAGAACGCAGGAACGTGGATAGTTCATTAGTCGTTAGATTTGGGTATCGTATCAGTCTATAATGCTTcgctctccttcttcttccttgcccGTAAGACCGCTGCGTGTTGCTTTGTGTGGTATTTGACGTCGTCTGGATAGAGGGGGTTCCAGACTGTGTTGCAGACCTTGCACTCGGAGAAGGGTGCTTGAGAGGAGATGTTGAGCGTCGTTTGGACGGTCTGTTGTTTTGGCTTCTTCGGTTTTGTGGTGGTTGTGTTTGTTGTGTGTTGCTCTTTCAATGGTGACCTCGCAGGTCCCTTGCCATCTTCTCGATTCTCCAcattctcgtcgtcgtcttgaaCATCGCTTTCTGTCTCTTCGTTGCTGATGGTGGGTAATGATGAGCCCCCGAACCGCAGTATTCGTGGTTTTCTCCGAGGCTCTATCCGGGGTGGTTGTGGAGGAGATGACGGTGGTGTTGATTCGGGTTGTGGCTCATCG
This region of Fusarium falciforme chromosome 5, complete sequence genomic DNA includes:
- a CDS encoding Zf-C2H2-3 domain-containing protein, whose product is MYADDSDSPWMASNLTLFRTNSSASSALRMRAKPLRTYGKRSTTRENSPREPSPKKRRISTEETSLKKRNFKSVDTESPSLPEITATGGKDSTEPTASDRNSPKDVVKKGSILNFFKPVSSSSSTVAPSPKSDEPQPESTPPSSPPQPPRIEPRRKPRILRFGGSSLPTISNEETESDVQDDDENVENREDGKGPARSPLKEQHTTNTTTTKPKKPKQQTVQTTLNISSQAPFSECKVCNTVWNPLYPDDVKYHTKQHAAVLRARKKKESEAL